Proteins from one Mercurialis annua linkage group LG7, ddMerAnnu1.2, whole genome shotgun sequence genomic window:
- the LOC126655811 gene encoding uncharacterized protein LOC126655811, producing MENIMIKEDIESIDREHGDNLAEFACLGGFSVVQSIAVLERRRRDAVDQLKKLQKDSESWLSERQKMEEEAGEATGLIQQLRSSVSAKTREISALEARVRTLSEEVESLQSSSGALTMERDDLKKEEGRLRRRLGDSGSFYSQVMTQYRLAIGAKLREQNPGVDLSGVNQLDPASLAKEVKAKLDKQKQDALKKA from the exons atggagaatattatgataaaagaggacattgagtccattgatcgcgaacatggcgataatttggctgagttcgcctgtctcggcggtttttcg gtggtccagtccatcgctgttttggagcgccgccgaagggatgcggtggatcaactgaagaagcttcagaaggattccgaatcctggctctccgagagacagaagatggaggaggaggctggcgaggcgactggtctgatccagCAGCTGAGGTCTTCCGTATCtgccaagactcgggagatttccgctttagaggctcgggttcgaactttgtccgaggaagtcgagtctctacagtcttcttcaggtgctctcactatggagagggatgatctgaagaaagaagaggggcgtctccgccggcgattgggtgactctgggagcttttattcccaagtcatgactcagtaccggttggcgatcggggcaaagctgcgggagcagaatcctggcgtcgatctttctggagtcaatcagttggatcctgcttctttggcgaaggaggtgaaggcgaagcttgataagcagaagcaagatgCTCTGAAGAaggcttaa
- the LOC126657065 gene encoding uncharacterized mitochondrial protein AtMg00310-like produces the protein MKEMPNLFRFGKEILIKAVATAIPTYAMMCFRLPLSLCHRIHQLVRQFWWGQKTHERKLAWISWQKMSHQKWEGGLGFKDIAVFNQALLAKQFWRIMNNPTCLLYKLYQGRYFPNSTILHGQLRGRPSW, from the exons atgaaggaaatGCCGAATCTCTTTAGATTCG GAAAAGAAATCCTAATCAAAGCTGTAGCCACTGCCATTCCCACTTATGCTATGATGTGTTTTCGATTGCCTCTTTCCCTCTGTCATCGTATTCATCAATTAGTCCGACAATTTTGGTGGGGGCAAAAAACACATGAGAGAAAGCTGGCCTGGATATCTTGGCAAAAAATGAGCCACCAGAAATGGGAAGGGGGACTTGGTTTCAAAGACATTGCAGTTTTTAATCAAGCATTGTTAGCAAAGCAATTCTGGCGTATCATGAACAACCCAACCTGCCTGCTTTACAAGCTCTATCAAGGTCGGTATTTTCCAAACTCCACAATTCTTCATGGGCAACTCAGGGGTCGTCCATCTTGGTGA
- the LOC130014839 gene encoding secreted RxLR effector protein 161-like produces the protein MDGCKTSKTPMPTNVKIDKDESGKNFDEKKYRGMIGSLLYLTASRPDIMFSVCLCACFQSCPKESHYFHVKRIFKYLMGTQHLGLWYPRNNSFDLVSYSDADYAGSVIDRKSTSGTCQFLGNCLVSWHSKKQVSVALSTAEAEYVAAGSCCTQVLWIRQHLKDYGIVVDHIPLKCDNTSAINLSKNPIQHSRSKNIDIRHHFMRDHVQLGDLVLEFIDTNNQLADIFTKPLNEERMSFILREIGMIDGSTLL, from the coding sequence ATGGATGGATGTAAGACAAGCAAAACCCCAATGCCCACCAATGTTAAAATTGACAAGGATGAAAGTGGTAAGAACTTTGATGAAAAGAAATATCGAGGTATGATTGGTTCCTTACTCTATCTTACCGCTAGTAGACCGGATATAATGTTTAGTGTTTGCCTTTGTGCTTGTTTTCAATCTTGTCCGAAAGAGTCTCATTATTTTCATGTCAAAAGAATTTTCAAATATCTCATGGGCACACAACACTTAGGTCTTTGGTATCCTAGGAATAACTCCTTTGACCTTGTTTCTTATTCGGATGCGGACTATGCCGGTAGTGTCATAGATAGAAAAAGTACATCGGGAACTTGTCAATTCCTAGGCAATTGCCTTGTTTCTTGGCATAGTAAGAAACAAGTGTCGGTTGCCTTGTCCACGGCCGAAGCCGAATATGTAGCCGCGGGAAGTTGTTGTACCCAAGTTCTTTGGATTCGACAACATCTCAAGGACTATGGAATTGTGGTTGATCATATTCCTTTGAAATGTGACAATACTAGTGCGATCAACTTGTCCAAGAACCCGATCCAACACTCTAGATCCAAGAACATAGATATTAGACACCATTTTATGCGTGATCATGTCCAATTGGGAGATCTTGTATTAGAATTCATTGATACAAACAATCAATTGGCGGATATTTTCACAAAACCCTTAAATGAGGAAAGGATGTCTTTTATCTTAAGAGAAATTGGTATGATTGATGGGTCTACCTTATTGTGA